The following proteins come from a genomic window of Pocillopora verrucosa isolate sample1 chromosome 6, ASM3666991v2, whole genome shotgun sequence:
- the LOC136281767 gene encoding uncharacterized protein PF3D7_1120000-like → MSSSGCCFQVSDEKEPLLSGDKKLNEGDDTSKEKDKSEGNKAEEANGGSTSKKKTDKKEGSKADKSKSNKEKDKEEFHKKLKFDSVGLDDIDNMFSSLATAINPFVETRESLQAAKESFENIVKKILNFDAKKELKEYIKELKKDAKEENITIYIDETDDEIKVKSIEGVKPPKPYRDAVEALKNIRTAGSEAVELEPDVQHGIGEVMRRITQIKPLCVFLSLLKHDVFALRGKIKRFNENRKKAQEIPGIVKEFCLYVERILTDILEALTGEEDSATKKEEGSGEDGDGQK, encoded by the exons ATGAGTTCTTCTGGCTGTTGTTTCCAG gttagCGATGAGAAGGAGCCTCTTCTTTCAGGAGACAAAAAG cTGAACGAGGGCGACgacacttcaaaagaaaaagataaaagcgaAGGCAATAAGGCGGAAGAAGCAAATGGAGGAAGCACCTCAAAGAAGAAGACTGACAAGAAGGAAGGAAGTAAAGCTGACAAAAGTAAGTCCAACAAGGAAAAGGACAAAGAGGAGTTTCAcaagaagttgaagtttgattcaGTGGGTCTTGATGACATTGATAATATGTTTTCTTCCCTCGCAACTGCCATCAATCCGTTCGTGGAAACGCGTGAGAGCCTGCAAGCCGCCAAAGAATCTTTCGAGAATATTGTTAAGAAGATCCTTAACTTTGACGCAAAGAAGGAACTTAAAGAGTAcatcaaagagttaaaaaaagacgCCAAGGAAGAAAACATTACGATCTACATCGATGAAACAGATGACGAGATTAAAGTGAAATCAATTGAAGGCGTAAAACCGCCCAAGCCTTACCGTGATGCAGTTGAAGCGCTGAAGAACATCAGAACAGCCGGAAGTGAAGCAGTGGAACTTGAGCCAGACGTGCAGCATGGAATAGGAGAGGTCATGCGCAGAATCACTCAAATAAAACCACTGTGTGTCTTTCTCAGCTTGCTTAAGCATGATGTATTTGCTCTTCGAGGGAAGATAAAAAGATTCAACGAGAATCGTAAAAAAGCACAAGAGATTCCGGGTATTGTCAAAGAGTTCTGCCTGTATGTGGAGCGCATTCTAACCGACATCCTTGAAGCTTTGACAGGGGAAGAAGACTCAGcgacaaagaaagaagagggcAGCGGTGAAGATGGAGATGGTCAGAAATGA
- the LOC131770166 gene encoding ubiquitin-like-conjugating enzyme ATG3, which produces MAMQDVINKVKGTALGVAEYLTPVLKESKFQETGVITPEEFVAAGDHLVHHCPTWKWDSGPDDTKIKNYLPKDKQFLYTKNVPCYKRCKEMEHQEENEAIVEPDEDGGWVDTHHHLDPSGEQAVTGTQESFAEMTLESDKGTKDVTPVDNDDDEEDDDEEAVDMEAFEESGMLESDEATLSIKPTSKAESGAEGATDANASGGILQTRTYDMYITYDKYYQTPRLWLFGYNENREPLAVEEMYEDMSQDHAKKTVTLEAHPHLPMTMASVHPCRHADVMKKIIQTVADGGGELGVHMYLLIFLKFVQAVIPTIEYDYTRHFTM; this is translated from the exons ATGGCGATGCAGGACGTTATAAATAAGGTTAAGGGGACAGCTCTTGGAGTTGCGGAGTACTTGACGCCTGTTTTGAAG GAGTCAAAGTTTCAAGAAACGGGCGTTATTACTCCGGAAGAA TTTGTGGCAGCAGGAGACCACTTAGTACATCACTGTCCAACATGGAAATG GGATTCAGGACCTGATGATACTAAAATAAAGAACTATCTTCCAAAAGACAAGCAGTTTTTGTATACAAAGAATG TTCCTTGCTACAAGCGATGCAAGGAAATGGAACACCAAGAGGAAAATGAAGCAATTGTTGAACCAGACGAAGACGGAGGCTGGGTAGACACCCACCATCACCTCGATCCAAGTGGGGAGCAAGCTGTCACTGGTACTCAGGAGTCGTTTGCAGAGATGACACTTGAATCTGACAAG GGCACAAAAGATGTAACACCAgtagataatgatgatgatgaagaagatgatgatgaggagGCAGTGGATATGGAAG ctTTTGAAGAAAGTGGAATGCTTGAAAGTGATGAG GCTACCTTGTCAATTAAACCAACTTCTAAGGCTGAGTCAGGGGCGGAGGGTGCCACAGATGCAAATGCCTCTGGTGGAATTCTACAAACAAGAACTTACGACATGTACATTACATATGACAAATATTATCAGACGCCACGACTGTGGCTGTTTGGTTACAATGAG aacCGAGAACCCCTTGCAGTAGAAGAGATGTATGAGGATATGAGTCAG GACCATGcaaaaaaaacagtgacatTGGAGGCTCATCCTCATTTGCCAATGACCATGGCATCTGTTCATCCTTGTAG ACATGCTGACGTAATGAAGAAGATCATACAGACAGTCGCTGATGGCGGAGGAGAGCTTGGAGTTCATAT GTATCTACTCATCTTTCTCAAATTTGTCCAGGCTGTGATACCCACAATAGAGTACGACTATACGAGACACTTCACCATGTGA